From Vanrija pseudolonga chromosome 1, complete sequence, a single genomic window includes:
- the fadD3_2 gene encoding 3-[(3aS,4S,7aS)-7a-methyl-1,5-dioxo-octahydro-1H-inden-4-yl]propanoyl:CoA ligase: protein MAPQPTIAECDAIITAKGSPFEITTVEINGLTYKTWLHAPPHWRAFLDIKLEEYADKEFISSPLAPPAPQTARETVTYGEVHRRAVRLAAWLKGQGVGLGTRVAVGGSNSIEWVVAFLAVHLLGGVPVLLNGTLTSKPQIHCLQIAQPKITLVDEHVASIIGVHKAEMKRRGITNLYCWSSTDHLPRKARLPELGEINPDPKLIEAVERGEGLEGLGPESDATIFFTSGTTGLPKGVLSTQRASMHSVLTNFTPTLRDGLRQGGDLRTMLTTPYPVTPTMLISIPFFHVTGCLGWLVRAIGSGFKLVFMRRWSTRVVLDLIKAEKVNVIGGVPAIVTAILQSPLLPKDTEMLSVNYGGAPPPERLPGDLTRRWPNSAISHGYGMTETNAMHMAVNGQDYIQRPTTVGVPTPISEVKIVDPETRKELPTGQMGLLLARGVNIMKEYVGDPKATANALDKDGWLDTGDVAIVDSDGFVHITDRMKDIIFRGGENIPSVEVENAVYDDKRIAEAAAVPVPDHRLGELVGVAVSLAPGATATEADLLATVKPKYVSVGVSAELTPVIIYVSNEPLPRNANGKPVKLDIKKIVVKEYLARQRQSKL from the exons ATGGCCCCCCAGCCAACCATTGCCGAAT GCGACGCCATCATCACGGCCAAAGGCAGCCCCTTTGAGATCACGACCGTCGAGATCAACGGGCTAACATACAAGACCTGGCTCCAT gCGCCGCCCCACTGGCGCGCGTTCCTCGACATCAAGCTCGAAGAGTACGCCGACAAGGAGTTCATCTcctcgcccctcgcgcccCCCGCGCCTCAAACTGCCCGCGAGACAGTGACCTATGGCGAAGTgcaccgacgcgccgtccgcctcgcGGCATGGCTCAAGGGCCAGggcgttggcctcggcacacgcgtcgccgtcggcggctcgAACAGCATCGA ATGGGTCgtggccttcctcgccgtgcacctcctcggcggcgtgcccgtccTGCTGAACGGTACTCT CACGTCCAAGCCCCAGATCCACTGCCTCCAGATCGCGCAGCCCAAGATCACGCTCGTTGACGAACACGTCGCCTCCATCATCGGCGTGCACAAGGCCGAGATGAAGCGCCGCGGCATCACAAACCTCTACTGCTGGAGCAGCACCGACCACCTCCCGCGCAAGGCGCGCCTTCCT GAACTCGGCGAGATCAACCCCGACCCCAAGCTCATTGAAGctgtcgagcgcggcgagggcctcgaaGGCCTTGGACCCGAGAGCGACGCGACCATCTTCTTCACGTCTGG TACGACCGGCCTACCCAAGGGTGTTCTCTCGACGCAGCGTGCATCGATGCACAGCGTGCTCACCAACTTTACGC CTACGCTTCGCGACGGCCTGCGACAGGGCGGCGACCTCCGTACGATGCTGACCACGCCCTACCCCGTTACCCCGACGATGCTCATCTCGATCCCCTTCTTCCACGTCACGGGCTGCCTCGGCTGGCTCGTGCGCGCCATCGGCTCGGGCTTCAAGCTGGTCTTCATGCGCCGGTGGAGTACAAgggtcgtgctcgacctcatcAAGGCGGAGAAGGTCAACGTCATTGGCGGTGTGCCTGCCATCGTGACGGCCATCCTCCAGTCACCCCTGCTACCCAAGGACACGGAGATGTTGTCGGTCAACTACGGCggcgcaccaccacccgagCGCCTGCCAGGCGACCTCACTAGGCGCTGGCCCAACTCGGCCATTAGCCACGGCTACGGCATGACCGAGACCAACGCGATGCACATGGCCGTTAATGGCCAGGACTACATCcagagg CCCACGACTGTCGGTGTGCCAACGCCCATCTCCGAGGTCAAGATTGTCGACCCAGAAACGCGCAAGGAGTTGCCGACAGGCCAGATGggtctcctcctcgcacGCGGTGTCAACATAATGAAAGAATATGTTGGCGACCCGA AGGCCACTGCcaacgcgctcgacaaggacggctgGCTCGACACGGGCGACGTTGCCATCGTCGACAGTGACGGCTTTGTGCACATCACTGACAGGA TGAAGGACATTATCTTCCGCGGTGGTGAAAACATCCCCtccgtcgaggtcgagaacgCCGTGTACGACGACAAGCGCATCGCCGAAGCTGCGGCTGTCCCAGTTCCAGATCaccgactcggcgagcttgttgGTGTTGCTGTCTCCCTTGCTCCTGGTGCTACCGCCACCGAGGCAGATCTCCTCGCGACAGTCAAGCCCAAGTATGTGTCTGTCGGTGTGTCAGCCGAGCTGACA CCCGTAATCATCTACGTCAGCAACGAGCCATTGC CCCGAAACGCCAACGGCAAGCCGGTCAAGCTCGACATCAAGAAGATTGTCGTCAAGGAGTACCtggcccgccagcgccagagCAAGTTGTAG
- the fadD3_2 gene encoding 3-[(3aS,4S,7aS)-7a-methyl-1,5-dioxo-octahydro-1H-inden-4-yl]propanoyl:CoA ligase, whose amino-acid sequence MAPQPTIAECDAIITAKGSPFEITTVEINGLTYKTWLHAPPHWRAFLDIKLEEYADKEFISSPLAPPAPQTARETVTYGEVHRRAVRLAAWLKGQGVGLGTRVAVGGSNSIEWVVAFLAVHLLGGVPVLLNGTLTSKPQIHCLQIAQPKITLVDEHVASIIGVHKAEMKRRGITNLYCWSSTDHLPRKARLPELGEINPDPKLIEAVERGEGLEGLGPESDATIFFTSGTTGLPKGVLSTQRASMHSVLTNFTPTLRDGLRQGGDLRTMLTTPYPVTPTMLISIPFFHVTGCLGWLVRAIGSGFKLVFMRRWSTRVVLDLIKAEKVNVIGGVPAIVTAILQSPLLPKDTEMLSVNYGGAPPPERLPGDLTRRWPNSAISHGYGMTETNAMHMAVNGQDYIQRPTTVGVPTPISEVKIVDPETRKELPTGQMGLLLARGVNIMKEYVGDPKATANALDKDGWLDTGDVAIVDSDGFVHITDRMKDIIFRGGENIPSVEVENAVYDDKRIAEAAAVPVPDHRLGELVGVAVSLAPGATATEADLLATVKPKLRYPAQPVIIYVSNEPLPRNANGKPVKLDIKKIVVKEYLARQRQSKL is encoded by the exons ATGGCCCCCCAGCCAACCATTGCCGAAT GCGACGCCATCATCACGGCCAAAGGCAGCCCCTTTGAGATCACGACCGTCGAGATCAACGGGCTAACATACAAGACCTGGCTCCAT gCGCCGCCCCACTGGCGCGCGTTCCTCGACATCAAGCTCGAAGAGTACGCCGACAAGGAGTTCATCTcctcgcccctcgcgcccCCCGCGCCTCAAACTGCCCGCGAGACAGTGACCTATGGCGAAGTgcaccgacgcgccgtccgcctcgcGGCATGGCTCAAGGGCCAGggcgttggcctcggcacacgcgtcgccgtcggcggctcgAACAGCATCGA ATGGGTCgtggccttcctcgccgtgcacctcctcggcggcgtgcccgtccTGCTGAACGGTACTCT CACGTCCAAGCCCCAGATCCACTGCCTCCAGATCGCGCAGCCCAAGATCACGCTCGTTGACGAACACGTCGCCTCCATCATCGGCGTGCACAAGGCCGAGATGAAGCGCCGCGGCATCACAAACCTCTACTGCTGGAGCAGCACCGACCACCTCCCGCGCAAGGCGCGCCTTCCT GAACTCGGCGAGATCAACCCCGACCCCAAGCTCATTGAAGctgtcgagcgcggcgagggcctcgaaGGCCTTGGACCCGAGAGCGACGCGACCATCTTCTTCACGTCTGG TACGACCGGCCTACCCAAGGGTGTTCTCTCGACGCAGCGTGCATCGATGCACAGCGTGCTCACCAACTTTACGC CTACGCTTCGCGACGGCCTGCGACAGGGCGGCGACCTCCGTACGATGCTGACCACGCCCTACCCCGTTACCCCGACGATGCTCATCTCGATCCCCTTCTTCCACGTCACGGGCTGCCTCGGCTGGCTCGTGCGCGCCATCGGCTCGGGCTTCAAGCTGGTCTTCATGCGCCGGTGGAGTACAAgggtcgtgctcgacctcatcAAGGCGGAGAAGGTCAACGTCATTGGCGGTGTGCCTGCCATCGTGACGGCCATCCTCCAGTCACCCCTGCTACCCAAGGACACGGAGATGTTGTCGGTCAACTACGGCggcgcaccaccacccgagCGCCTGCCAGGCGACCTCACTAGGCGCTGGCCCAACTCGGCCATTAGCCACGGCTACGGCATGACCGAGACCAACGCGATGCACATGGCCGTTAATGGCCAGGACTACATCcagagg CCCACGACTGTCGGTGTGCCAACGCCCATCTCCGAGGTCAAGATTGTCGACCCAGAAACGCGCAAGGAGTTGCCGACAGGCCAGATGggtctcctcctcgcacGCGGTGTCAACATAATGAAAGAATATGTTGGCGACCCGA AGGCCACTGCcaacgcgctcgacaaggacggctgGCTCGACACGGGCGACGTTGCCATCGTCGACAGTGACGGCTTTGTGCACATCACTGACAGGA TGAAGGACATTATCTTCCGCGGTGGTGAAAACATCCCCtccgtcgaggtcgagaacgCCGTGTACGACGACAAGCGCATCGCCGAAGCTGCGGCTGTCCCAGTTCCAGATCaccgactcggcgagcttgttgGTGTTGCTGTCTCCCTTGCTCCTGGTGCTACCGCCACCGAGGCAGATCTCCTCGCGACAGTCAAGCCCAA GTTGAGATACCCTGCCCAGCCCGTAATCATCTACGTCAGCAACGAGCCATTGC CCCGAAACGCCAACGGCAAGCCGGTCAAGCTCGACATCAAGAAGATTGTCGTCAAGGAGTACCtggcccgccagcgccagagCAAGTTGTAG